In one window of Pseudobdellovibrionaceae bacterium DNA:
- a CDS encoding NAD(P)/FAD-dependent oxidoreductase, whose amino-acid sequence MANVVILGAGISGHTAATLLRRRLGSANHKVTVINPRSDWNWIPSNIWVGVGLMSARDVCFPLKPVYDKQGIDFIQGRALSIFPEGGPDHGSPYVVYQRTDLESAGEETIPYDYLINATGPKLKFEATKGLGPDHFTASVCTAPHAEQAAQKFIHAIERMKKGEKQKIVVGSGHGTCTCQGAAFEYIFNVEYELRRHGVRDKAELTFLTNEYELGDFGIGGAHFRRGGYIIHSKVFAESLFAERGIHWIKRAHVSEVTSNRIAFENLANEAGEIDYDFAMLLPPFSGVGLKAQSKAGVDITDQLFAPNGFMKVDADYSGKAFDQWKASDWPRTYQNQTYKNIFAVGIAFAPPHGISKPMKNKNGTPINPTPPRTGMPSGIMGRAAAMSVADMILHGASDPTREAPFADLSVACVASAGASFLNGSAASMTISPIIPDFDRYPEHGRSLKYTFGEIGLAGHWIKRLLHHMFIYKAQCKPGWFLIPE is encoded by the coding sequence ATGGCAAATGTTGTTATTTTAGGAGCAGGAATTTCTGGGCATACGGCTGCGACTCTTTTGCGGCGTCGCTTGGGTTCTGCAAATCATAAGGTGACGGTGATCAACCCACGATCTGATTGGAACTGGATTCCGTCTAATATTTGGGTGGGTGTGGGGCTTATGTCGGCCAGAGATGTGTGTTTTCCATTGAAGCCAGTTTATGACAAACAAGGAATAGATTTTATTCAGGGCCGAGCCCTGTCGATCTTTCCTGAAGGGGGTCCCGATCACGGTAGCCCGTATGTGGTTTATCAGCGAACAGATCTGGAATCAGCTGGTGAAGAAACCATCCCCTATGATTATCTGATCAACGCCACGGGACCTAAGTTGAAGTTTGAAGCCACCAAGGGATTGGGGCCGGATCATTTCACAGCGTCGGTATGTACGGCGCCTCACGCCGAACAGGCGGCGCAAAAGTTTATTCATGCTATTGAAAGAATGAAAAAGGGTGAGAAACAAAAAATTGTGGTGGGTTCTGGGCATGGCACCTGCACCTGCCAGGGTGCTGCATTTGAGTACATATTTAATGTGGAGTACGAGTTGCGACGACATGGGGTGAGAGATAAGGCGGAGCTGACATTTCTCACCAACGAATATGAGTTAGGGGATTTTGGCATTGGTGGAGCCCATTTTAGACGAGGTGGGTATATTATCCACAGTAAGGTATTTGCTGAGTCCCTATTTGCAGAGCGGGGCATTCACTGGATAAAACGGGCTCATGTGTCTGAAGTTACGTCTAACCGAATTGCATTTGAAAATCTGGCCAACGAAGCCGGCGAAATCGACTACGATTTTGCCATGCTGCTTCCGCCATTCAGTGGGGTAGGATTAAAGGCTCAATCAAAAGCGGGTGTAGATATCACCGATCAGCTGTTTGCCCCCAATGGATTTATGAAAGTCGATGCAGATTACTCGGGAAAAGCCTTCGATCAATGGAAAGCCAGCGATTGGCCGCGAACCTACCAGAATCAAACTTATAAAAATATATTTGCCGTGGGAATTGCATTTGCTCCACCCCATGGCATTTCAAAGCCTATGAAAAATAAAAATGGAACTCCAATTAATCCGACGCCCCCTCGGACGGGGATGCCGTCGGGGATTATGGGCAGGGCTGCGGCCATGTCGGTGGCTGATATGATCTTACATGGCGCAAGTGACCCTACACGTGAAGCCCCGTTTGCCGATCTCAGCGTGGCCTGCGTGGCTTCAGCTGGTGCGAGTTTTTTGAATGGCAGTGCAGCGTCGATGACCATCTCTCCAATCATTCCTGACTTTGACAGGTATCCTGAGCATGGTCGCAGTTTAAAATACACATTCGGAGAAATTGGTCTTGCCGGCCATTGGATCAAGCGTCTCTTGCATCATATGTTTATATACAAAGCCCAGTGTAAACCGGGTTGGTTTTTGATTCCGGAGTAA
- a CDS encoding ATP-binding protein, whose product MNVNQRNRLFRQGEIDRLDLWPKIEEYEAHARTFRFNFGLDELPTEPGILLVRGPRQFGKSTWMELELKYTLEDFGKGTAFYLNGDDIIDADELEQRIVELVPMYAKTAPVKRLFIDEISAVANWEKALKRIADRGEIKDVLVVTTGSKATDIRRGSERLPGRKGKLGRTDFIFTGVSYKDFYVQNHQDLGEDTWIAYLLSGGSPIAANEIWQLEKIPDYFYEIVRDWIIGELIRSGRSRRFLLALLRTIFNQAGARTGYLKLARESGLANNTLAAEYIEQLSDLLAVVPSPQWDSHKQIYLQRKPVKFHFVNLAVALAFSSNRMTCVHDFKQISSNDQSKWLEWLVAQELFRRQCIRGVESPEDIGFWASKEHEIDFVDAEGTFIEVKLGKTSPLDFAWFPKVFPKKKLLVVNQREFQTEQIKGITVEQFLLSDGFPHPYPGMVEDIDIYNNYTRF is encoded by the coding sequence ATGAACGTTAACCAAAGAAACAGACTATTTCGTCAAGGTGAGATCGATCGATTGGACCTTTGGCCCAAAATCGAAGAGTACGAGGCCCATGCCCGTACTTTTCGATTTAATTTTGGATTAGATGAACTTCCCACCGAACCGGGGATTCTTCTTGTGAGAGGACCGCGGCAGTTCGGTAAAAGCACCTGGATGGAGCTTGAACTCAAGTATACATTGGAAGATTTCGGTAAAGGTACAGCCTTTTATCTCAATGGCGACGACATCATTGATGCTGATGAACTTGAGCAGCGTATTGTAGAATTAGTGCCTATGTATGCCAAAACAGCACCAGTTAAACGGCTATTTATCGATGAGATTTCGGCTGTCGCCAATTGGGAAAAAGCCCTAAAACGAATCGCAGACCGAGGGGAAATTAAAGATGTACTGGTTGTAACGACTGGCTCAAAGGCCACCGACATTCGCCGTGGTTCAGAGCGTTTACCCGGAAGAAAAGGCAAGCTGGGTAGAACAGACTTTATCTTTACCGGAGTTTCATACAAGGACTTCTACGTTCAAAACCATCAGGATCTAGGCGAAGACACATGGATAGCTTATTTACTCAGTGGAGGCTCGCCCATTGCAGCCAACGAGATCTGGCAGTTGGAAAAGATACCCGACTATTTTTACGAAATAGTTCGAGATTGGATCATTGGGGAACTCATTAGAAGTGGGCGATCGAGACGATTTCTTTTAGCCCTTTTACGAACTATTTTCAACCAAGCCGGTGCACGTACCGGTTACTTGAAATTGGCTCGCGAATCGGGCCTGGCAAATAATACATTGGCGGCCGAATATATCGAGCAACTTTCGGATTTACTTGCTGTGGTGCCCTCGCCTCAGTGGGATTCGCACAAACAAATTTACCTTCAAAGAAAACCTGTGAAATTTCATTTCGTCAATTTGGCTGTGGCTCTGGCATTTTCTTCAAACCGAATGACATGTGTACACGACTTCAAACAGATTTCGTCAAATGACCAATCAAAATGGCTCGAGTGGCTAGTTGCACAAGAACTTTTTCGTCGACAATGCATTCGCGGCGTTGAAAGCCCAGAAGACATTGGATTTTGGGCTTCAAAAGAACATGAAATTGATTTTGTAGACGCCGAAGGCACATTTATCGAAGTGAAGCTTGGCAAAACAAGCCCATTGGATTTTGCTTGGTTTCCTAAAGTATTTCCTAAAAAGAAACTCTTGGTAGTGAATCAACGTGAGTTTCAAACTGAGCAAATCAAAGGAATCACGGTAGAACAGTTTCTGCTATCCGACGGATTCCCCCACCCGTATCCCGGAATGGTCGAAGACATAGACATCTACAACAACTACACGCGATTCTAA
- a CDS encoding adenylosuccinate synthase, which yields MPGIVVVGSQWGDEGKGKVVDVFSAQSDMVVRYQGGANAGHTLIVDGQKTVLHLVPSGVLHPKTTCVIGSGVVLDVENLADEIRALKANGLLKDPSQLLISDGATVLLPYHRLLDQARENSLGLEKIGTTRKGIGPAYEDRAARKAILFGDLFGEVVGLKKKISESLKEKNFLLEKMYNEKPVDVDEVIEFVQKLAEELAPYRCKDTSLLVHKSLKAGKKVLFEGAQGSLLDLLHGTYPYVTSSSTIAGSACVGAGVGPRMVDKVIGITKAYTTRVGSGPFPTELTDEVGVRLRDVGREYGATTGRERRCGWLDLVALRYAIRINGITNIALMKLDVLSGLDEIKVCTAYELDGESITEYPVTPGSLGRVKPIYHTLKGWSEQVDEINSPHDLPRQAHEYVQFISEELGIPIDVISVGPGRNQTLWIKPLFN from the coding sequence ATGCCAGGAATAGTTGTTGTAGGTTCACAGTGGGGTGATGAGGGAAAGGGAAAGGTCGTTGACGTTTTCTCTGCCCAATCCGATATGGTTGTCCGCTATCAAGGGGGCGCCAATGCCGGCCACACTCTCATTGTTGACGGTCAAAAGACGGTTTTACATTTAGTGCCTTCGGGTGTTCTGCACCCTAAAACCACCTGTGTGATTGGTAGTGGCGTGGTTTTGGACGTAGAAAACCTGGCCGATGAAATTCGCGCTCTTAAGGCCAATGGATTATTAAAGGATCCCAGTCAGTTGCTCATATCAGATGGAGCCACCGTATTGCTGCCATACCATCGTCTTTTAGACCAAGCCCGAGAAAATTCATTAGGACTTGAGAAAATAGGGACCACCCGCAAAGGCATTGGTCCCGCCTACGAGGATCGAGCGGCGAGGAAAGCTATTCTTTTTGGTGATCTTTTTGGTGAGGTGGTTGGTCTTAAGAAAAAAATCTCAGAGTCTTTAAAAGAAAAGAATTTTCTGCTTGAGAAGATGTACAACGAAAAACCCGTTGATGTGGATGAGGTCATTGAGTTTGTGCAAAAACTTGCCGAAGAGCTTGCACCCTATCGCTGTAAAGACACCTCGCTCCTTGTGCATAAGTCCTTAAAGGCCGGCAAAAAGGTGCTATTTGAAGGTGCTCAGGGCTCGTTGCTTGATTTATTGCATGGCACATACCCATACGTAACAAGCTCATCCACAATTGCGGGATCAGCTTGTGTGGGAGCGGGCGTTGGTCCACGAATGGTGGACAAGGTCATTGGAATTACTAAGGCTTACACCACTCGCGTGGGCAGTGGTCCTTTTCCCACAGAGCTCACTGACGAGGTGGGAGTGCGGCTTCGCGATGTGGGGCGAGAATATGGCGCCACCACAGGTCGAGAGCGTCGCTGCGGATGGTTGGATTTGGTGGCATTAAGGTATGCCATTCGTATCAACGGAATCACGAATATTGCACTGATGAAGCTTGATGTATTAAGCGGTCTAGATGAAATCAAAGTTTGTACAGCCTATGAGCTTGATGGCGAGTCGATCACCGAGTACCCGGTCACTCCAGGCAGTTTGGGTCGTGTAAAGCCCATTTATCACACATTAAAGGGGTGGTCTGAGCAAGTGGATGAAATCAACTCGCCCCATGATCTCCCCCGGCAGGCCCATGAGTATGTCCAGTTCATTTCTGAGGAATTGGGGATACCCATAGACGTGATCTCAGTTGGCCCAGGGCGCAACCAAACCCTCTGGATTAAGCCACTTTTCAATTGA
- a CDS encoding phosphoglycerate dehydrogenase: protein MISPPVKTILVAAPYTAESLTRLKISLPEMIIEKCEPSCLVGERPDVAALLIRSGTVVDAEILKQFPELKVVVTATSGFDHIDLGHCKEHRVQVGFVPMANPESAAELTIWLILSVLRKAQMAAVAINKKQWRSSVSVGHELAGKTLGIVGLGRIGSRVSELAKAFYMHVVAYDPYVSESHFERLGVESCGLMELLRQAQVVSLHVPLTDETRELINRQTLAYFAADAVLINASRGRVVNENDLIDALDEQRLAGAGLDVFVKEPLAPGSRLRDFPQVVMTPHIGAYTHEAQWRASDMAVDKIINFFQQGRSGWPEDETLC from the coding sequence GTGATAAGCCCTCCGGTTAAAACTATTTTGGTCGCGGCCCCCTATACGGCTGAATCACTGACGAGGCTGAAGATTTCGCTTCCAGAGATGATTATAGAAAAATGTGAACCTTCGTGTTTAGTGGGAGAGCGTCCAGATGTGGCGGCCCTTTTAATTCGTTCAGGTACGGTCGTTGATGCAGAAATATTAAAACAGTTTCCAGAGTTAAAGGTTGTGGTCACGGCCACCAGTGGGTTTGATCATATCGATTTAGGACATTGTAAAGAGCATCGCGTGCAGGTGGGGTTTGTTCCCATGGCTAATCCCGAAAGTGCGGCCGAACTAACCATCTGGTTGATACTTTCTGTTTTGCGAAAGGCGCAGATGGCAGCGGTTGCCATAAACAAGAAACAATGGCGGTCGTCGGTTTCTGTGGGCCATGAACTTGCGGGAAAGACATTGGGCATTGTAGGGCTTGGGCGAATTGGGTCGCGAGTGTCAGAGCTTGCGAAGGCTTTTTATATGCACGTGGTGGCCTACGATCCCTATGTTTCAGAGAGTCATTTTGAACGGCTAGGCGTGGAGAGTTGCGGACTTATGGAGCTACTGCGTCAGGCGCAAGTGGTGAGTCTGCATGTGCCATTGACTGACGAGACCCGAGAATTGATTAACCGGCAGACCTTGGCTTATTTTGCCGCTGATGCCGTTTTGATCAACGCTAGCCGAGGCCGGGTGGTGAATGAGAATGACTTGATTGATGCACTAGACGAGCAACGCCTTGCCGGTGCGGGATTAGATGTATTCGTCAAGGAGCCGCTGGCACCGGGATCTCGGCTGCGTGACTTTCCGCAAGTGGTCATGACTCCACACATTGGGGCGTACACCCATGAGGCCCAATGGCGGGCATCGGATATGGCCGTGGATAAAATCATCAATTTTTTTCAGCAGGGCAGGTCGGGCTGGCCAGAGGACGAAACGCTGTGCTAA
- a CDS encoding alanine--glyoxylate aminotransferase family protein, whose product MSISDFSRYRLMTPGPVPLPQLALEQMGQPMIHHRTPEFTQILERVLKKLKEAFLTKQPVMMHVSTGSGGMESALVNTLSPGDEVLCVVSGKFGERWRDIAMAYHMKTHTIEVPWGEAVDPFQVRSALEARPQIRAVLCQASETSTAVLHPIQEIAEIVKAHQNTLFMVDAITAIGSTPLPMDEWGIDVVVAGSQKAFMLPTGLAFVALSEKAWRFQKTSTCPRYYFDLAAEKEANSSGQTHFSSAVSHIRALDVALDFFSDEGLKRSIKRSQLMADVFRAGVKALGLALYSKAPTPAVTAVLLPEEIDGKKLRKHIEEKYNITVMGGQGMLTGKILRVGHLGNISDDDVVATIEALGLSLIDLGLATPTAEGLNEAVKGAQTALLKGEI is encoded by the coding sequence ATGTCGATTTCTGATTTTTCGCGTTATCGATTGATGACCCCTGGTCCGGTTCCATTACCTCAACTGGCCCTTGAACAAATGGGGCAGCCTATGATTCATCATCGAACTCCCGAATTCACGCAAATCTTAGAGCGAGTGCTGAAAAAATTAAAAGAAGCTTTTTTAACAAAACAGCCAGTTATGATGCATGTATCAACGGGCTCTGGCGGAATGGAGTCGGCCCTTGTTAACACACTGTCGCCGGGAGATGAGGTGCTATGTGTGGTTTCAGGGAAGTTTGGTGAGCGCTGGCGGGACATTGCAATGGCTTATCACATGAAAACCCACACTATTGAAGTGCCTTGGGGTGAGGCCGTCGATCCATTTCAGGTGCGCAGTGCCCTAGAAGCGCGTCCACAGATTCGTGCAGTGCTTTGCCAAGCGAGCGAAACAAGCACAGCGGTGTTGCATCCCATTCAAGAAATCGCAGAAATTGTAAAAGCCCACCAGAACACCCTGTTTATGGTGGACGCTATTACGGCCATCGGGTCCACACCTTTACCGATGGATGAATGGGGGATTGATGTGGTGGTGGCGGGTTCACAAAAGGCGTTTATGCTTCCCACGGGACTTGCATTTGTGGCGTTATCAGAAAAAGCCTGGCGGTTTCAAAAGACTTCCACTTGCCCTCGATATTATTTTGATCTTGCGGCAGAAAAAGAGGCCAACTCCAGCGGCCAGACTCACTTTAGCTCAGCGGTGAGTCATATTAGGGCCTTGGATGTGGCACTGGATTTCTTTTCTGACGAGGGGCTAAAGCGCTCCATCAAACGAAGTCAGTTGATGGCCGATGTGTTTAGAGCGGGCGTGAAGGCTTTGGGTCTTGCACTTTATTCGAAGGCTCCCACTCCAGCGGTGACGGCAGTGCTACTGCCAGAAGAGATCGATGGCAAGAAGTTAAGAAAACACATCGAAGAGAAATACAATATTACCGTAATGGGCGGGCAGGGTATGCTGACAGGAAAAATTCTTCGAGTGGGACATTTAGGCAATATTAGTGATGACGATGTGGTCGCAACCATCGAGGCACTGGGTCTATCTTTAATAGATTTGGGACTAGCCACGCCAACTGCTGAGGGCTTAAATGAAGCTGTCAAGGGTGCGCAAACAGCGCTGCTCAAAGGTGAGATCTAA
- a CDS encoding LptE family protein, translating to MRYFIILALSLFWAACAYRFGYGDRSLPGGHQKVAIPVFENQTSLVGAETYFTNAIIREFVRSKVAEVTSKDQSQAVIEGIITEIAYKPVAQKKGGDSEDRVTQLPSDTVLTTEYRIEVSATVRLRQKSDNQIIWQGGFKKEKTYSAPQIGLEVVNTANPLYNHSARHENIRLMAKDMMAEAYGRMTENF from the coding sequence ATGCGGTATTTCATCATTTTAGCACTGAGTCTTTTTTGGGCGGCTTGCGCCTATAGGTTTGGCTACGGTGATCGAAGTCTGCCAGGTGGTCATCAAAAGGTGGCCATTCCTGTTTTTGAAAATCAAACCTCACTGGTCGGTGCCGAGACTTATTTCACCAATGCCATTATTCGCGAGTTTGTTCGATCTAAAGTGGCCGAAGTGACCTCTAAAGACCAATCCCAGGCTGTCATTGAGGGTATTATAACAGAAATTGCGTATAAGCCTGTGGCACAAAAAAAAGGCGGCGACTCCGAAGACCGCGTGACCCAGCTGCCCAGCGATACTGTTTTGACTACAGAATACCGCATAGAGGTATCAGCCACGGTCCGACTTCGTCAAAAAAGCGACAATCAAATTATTTGGCAAGGTGGTTTTAAGAAGGAAAAAACATATTCTGCGCCGCAAATCGGCTTAGAAGTTGTGAACACGGCCAACCCTCTTTATAATCACAGTGCTCGACATGAGAATATTCGATTAATGGCAAAAGATATGATGGCCGAAGCTTACGGACGTATGACGGAGAATTTTTAA
- the holA gene encoding DNA polymerase III subunit delta — protein MATWDLRRLQQALDKRSPAPVYLIFGEETYLVNEAVKLVRDKVLSEGAADFNYDQFFADETDLSQVADTIEMLPMMAERRLVVLKNTESLKDKDWDSLFHLLENPLDTACLVMVAEKVDKRKKFFKKTSDNGIVVELRRPFENQLPAWIDYIGHNHDLKFSPDARTMILQLVGQNLSEINNETMKLKQYLGDKTEATIDDVLKVVSHARVDSIFDLTNAIGRRDRSGALVYLAHLLENGQSEVGALSLILRHVRILAALREGQSIGLTGAKLSAKVGIPNFFLKQYQEQAKKWDDRKITKTLNALHKTDLALKSSPVSSHIWLENFIVQTCQ, from the coding sequence ATGGCAACCTGGGACCTACGGCGACTGCAACAAGCCTTAGACAAGCGCTCGCCGGCTCCTGTGTACCTTATCTTCGGTGAAGAAACCTACCTAGTGAACGAAGCCGTAAAATTGGTTCGCGACAAAGTGCTCAGTGAAGGAGCGGCTGACTTTAATTACGACCAATTTTTTGCAGACGAAACCGACTTGAGCCAAGTGGCTGACACTATTGAAATGCTTCCAATGATGGCCGAACGGCGGCTCGTTGTTTTAAAAAATACTGAAAGCCTAAAAGATAAAGACTGGGATAGTTTATTTCATCTACTTGAAAATCCACTAGATACAGCTTGCCTGGTGATGGTGGCTGAAAAAGTGGATAAAAGAAAAAAGTTTTTCAAAAAAACTTCTGACAACGGCATTGTCGTGGAGCTCAGGCGCCCCTTTGAAAATCAACTGCCGGCTTGGATTGACTATATCGGACACAATCATGATTTAAAGTTCTCACCCGATGCGCGCACAATGATCTTGCAACTTGTGGGACAAAATCTAAGCGAAATCAACAACGAGACCATGAAGCTTAAGCAATACCTTGGCGACAAAACCGAAGCCACAATTGATGATGTGCTAAAGGTGGTCTCGCACGCAAGGGTTGATAGTATTTTTGACCTCACTAATGCCATTGGACGCAGAGACCGCAGTGGTGCCCTTGTCTATTTAGCGCACCTTCTCGAAAATGGACAAAGTGAAGTGGGTGCGCTTTCACTGATTTTACGACACGTTCGAATTTTGGCCGCCCTTCGAGAGGGACAGAGCATTGGCCTGACTGGTGCTAAACTGAGTGCTAAAGTGGGGATTCCCAATTTCTTTTTAAAACAATATCAGGAACAGGCCAAAAAGTGGGATGATCGCAAGATTACAAAAACTTTAAATGCCCTCCACAAAACAGATCTAGCCTTGAAGTCGTCGCCCGTCTCCTCGCACATATGGCTTGAAAACTTTATTGTTCAAACTTGCCAATAA
- a CDS encoding PilZ domain-containing protein, with translation MGTDQHFLRRRRTPRRAIRRRVGLLIKGKYHINTAVEIGEGGMMILSDVPLKDGDRLVVTFNIPGVIHVVMGATVRYRIEPDSEFSQIRYGLHFDHIDFKTRRKIRNYVASRGIHDVA, from the coding sequence ATGGGCACAGACCAACATTTTTTACGACGAAGGCGCACTCCCAGGCGAGCTATTCGACGCCGCGTGGGCCTTCTTATTAAAGGCAAATATCATATCAACACCGCTGTTGAAATCGGTGAAGGGGGTATGATGATTTTGTCAGATGTTCCACTGAAGGATGGAGATCGCCTTGTGGTGACCTTTAATATTCCGGGTGTGATACACGTGGTTATGGGTGCCACGGTTCGATACCGTATTGAACCCGATAGCGAATTTAGCCAAATTCGCTACGGCCTACACTTTGATCATATTGATTTTAAAACCCGCCGGAAGATCCGAAACTATGTGGCCTCCCGCGGGATTCATGACGTGGCCTAA
- a CDS encoding 30S ribosomal protein S20, with protein sequence MANHKSAAKRARQTERRQLRNSRTKSSVRTTEKKVLKAIEAKKVDEAQSLLREFTSVVSKAAQKGVVHSKKAARRIGRLAQQISALSK encoded by the coding sequence TTGGCAAACCATAAGTCTGCGGCAAAAAGAGCCCGACAAACCGAGCGTCGGCAGTTGAGAAATTCACGCACAAAAAGCAGCGTGCGTACCACTGAAAAAAAGGTCTTAAAGGCTATTGAGGCCAAAAAAGTGGATGAGGCACAGTCGTTGCTCAGAGAATTCACTAGCGTTGTTAGCAAGGCCGCTCAAAAAGGTGTGGTGCATAGTAAAAAAGCCGCTCGTCGGATCGGTCGATTAGCCCAACAAATCAGCGCGCTTTCAAAATAG
- the murJ gene encoding murein biosynthesis integral membrane protein MurJ, protein MKKHQPKQSVIRSAAFMSLGTLSSRILGLARDIVLAAFFSRTVTDAFVVAFRLPNMFRRLLGEGSLAVSFIPVFVGQLNDGREDGEARARRLSDAIFTLLLSATSALSVAGFVFMQPLLSYLVGGQGYMAIPGKFEQTVFLAKIMFAYLFLVTAYAFFMALMNSLKKFFLPALAPAAFNFVLILFALIPSAWAEVPGTFLAWGVIAGGVAQVLIVAWPLWRQGYLPTLRIDFKAEGVKTVLQNMVPGLIGLGVLQLMSLINIQFASRLGEGSHSYIYWADRIMELPQSLIAVSLGAALLPTLSEVWSQSRHDEARQITQRHMRLIMFLSIPSAVGMWSLAQPIVEVLFMRGQFSVEDAELTATVVKIYAFLLVATSFHRVIVTSFYAIKNTWLPAVASVVALVAHVIIASMWVDKYGLAGLVASTTVSGILNVGIVLGAYRYFIGPVGIWPLVKSILHLSPAAITMGISVFWIYNLLWQMITLQNLPSLGLGRAVALFTAISAGVVIYFVVNKVIKQPDTAAVISLIKKRRQARRP, encoded by the coding sequence TTGAAAAAACATCAGCCAAAACAATCAGTTATACGGTCTGCCGCGTTCATGTCTTTAGGCACCCTAAGCAGTCGCATCTTGGGGTTGGCCCGGGATATCGTGCTGGCCGCCTTTTTCTCACGCACTGTGACTGATGCTTTCGTTGTGGCCTTCCGCCTGCCCAATATGTTTCGAAGGCTACTGGGCGAGGGATCGCTGGCGGTGAGTTTTATCCCAGTTTTTGTGGGGCAACTCAACGACGGCCGTGAAGATGGTGAGGCGCGGGCTCGCCGCTTGAGTGATGCGATTTTTACCTTACTGCTTTCAGCCACTTCGGCATTAAGTGTGGCCGGGTTCGTGTTTATGCAGCCCCTATTATCTTATTTGGTGGGTGGCCAGGGCTATATGGCTATTCCTGGTAAATTCGAACAAACGGTGTTTCTAGCGAAAATCATGTTCGCCTATCTTTTCTTGGTCACAGCCTATGCCTTTTTTATGGCTTTGATGAATTCACTAAAAAAGTTTTTCTTACCAGCACTGGCTCCCGCCGCATTTAATTTTGTATTGATTCTGTTTGCGCTCATACCGAGCGCTTGGGCTGAAGTGCCGGGCACCTTTTTGGCCTGGGGTGTGATTGCTGGCGGAGTGGCTCAGGTTCTTATCGTTGCCTGGCCGCTATGGCGGCAAGGCTATCTCCCAACACTTCGCATTGATTTCAAAGCTGAAGGCGTGAAGACCGTATTACAAAATATGGTCCCTGGGCTCATTGGCCTTGGGGTTTTACAATTGATGAGTTTGATAAATATTCAGTTTGCCAGTCGTCTTGGCGAAGGGTCTCATTCTTATATTTATTGGGCCGATCGAATTATGGAACTACCTCAATCTCTCATAGCCGTGAGTCTTGGCGCGGCCCTTCTGCCCACGTTGAGCGAAGTCTGGAGTCAGAGCCGCCATGATGAGGCACGACAGATTACGCAAAGGCACATGCGACTTATCATGTTTTTATCTATCCCAAGTGCGGTGGGTATGTGGTCTCTGGCCCAGCCTATTGTGGAAGTGTTATTTATGCGCGGCCAGTTTTCCGTTGAAGATGCCGAGCTTACCGCTACCGTAGTGAAGATTTATGCTTTTCTTTTGGTAGCCACCAGTTTTCACAGAGTAATTGTCACTAGTTTTTATGCCATTAAAAATACATGGCTTCCGGCGGTGGCTTCGGTGGTCGCCCTTGTAGCCCATGTGATTATTGCCAGCATGTGGGTTGATAAATATGGCCTTGCCGGACTTGTGGCCTCAACCACCGTTTCTGGTATTCTCAATGTGGGTATTGTGCTTGGTGCCTACCGGTACTTTATTGGGCCCGTGGGCATCTGGCCGCTCGTTAAGTCTATTTTGCACCTATCACCTGCAGCTATCACCATGGGTATTTCAGTGTTTTGGATTTATAATTTATTGTGGCAGATGATCACTCTACAAAACCTGCCCTCATTGGGCCTTGGCCGAGCCGTAGCCCTTTTCACAGCCATTTCTGCCGGCGTTGTCATATATTTTGTTGTGAACAAAGTTATAAAACAACCGGACACGGCAGCAGTGATTTCTCTCATCAAGAAGCGACGCCAAGCAAGGAGGCCTTAG